attttcatatttaatttaacACGAACCGAACtgagtgagagtgagagagggGGGAGCCTGGAAAGTGGAAACGTGCGGAAAGATGGACAGAAACAGCatcagtggcagcagcagcagcagcagcagtaaacATTTGGAAAATCCATTTTACAGTAAAAACCGCATgcattatttaatttttaagtGAAATCAATTACAAGCTCGTTGGATATAGCCGTGAggggtggcagtggcagtggcagaggcagaggcaggttCGGTCTGGGTATGGGCAGGGCTTTTGATGTTAAATACCATGCCGTCGACATCGATGACGTCGATAGCAGTGCAGCAGTGTCTGTGCGTGTCTGTGCGTGTCTGTGCTAGGGGTCTGTGCGTGCAATGTGGGGGCGACGGAAGTGCGCATAAATGCAATTGCAGtcgaataaataaataaaaatactttGTGTGCCATTAAATTTCAATTAATAACaaggcaaacacacacacactcgcacacacacacacacgtgtcGCGGCAACTCTTTTTCTGGCTAGGCTACAATATTAATACATTTTGGCAGTGGTGCGTGCCGCGCCGTGTGTGTGCGCCGCCGATTGCCGCAAGCCCATGAAATTAAGTcacaaattaattaattaatgcAATCAATACGTTGGACATTTGCATTGCGTTGCATTGGACtggatgttgctgctgttgctgttgctgttgctgctgctgctgctgctgtctgtctgttgCATGTGGGCAACATTGCAATTTGCAATTACAATTATGCCTCGCCCCTTGTCCCACGCCCCACTCCCCGACGACTGACTGCTGGCAGCCATTTCTTGCACTCTAAATATAGTAGAGCCAACTGGGCCGCTAAGGTCGCTTGCCAACAAAATTGCCTTCTCTTCTCGCCCAGGTCTGGTCTGGACACCCGAGAGCAGGAGCcccacacaacacacacacacacacacgccatgcccatgcccatgcccaacATCATTTTTTAATGGACTTTTAATGTTTGTCGCCTGTGTGTCCACTCGGGGAGGGAGTGTGTTTTTTCGGGGTCACTCTTTGGGGGCTGCTGCTCGGCTCGGGCGCAAATTAGCTGCTGCTTGTGCTCTACATGTGTTTGCTTCACTTCGCCCATCTAGAGAGGTGGGCTTTCCCGGCTTTTCGTGTGCTAGAAGCTTATTAGCCCGGCCCGTATCGCTTGGGTGGCAGTCAATTAGTGTGAAAAAACAAGGTTTATCGGATTTTCGGAATTGCATTGGCTAATGCTTTTAATGAGAACAGGTTGATGATTGCAgcataattaaaaataaaataataacaaATTTTATTTGAATGCACTAAAACCACATAGTAcgttatttattttttgatcccaatcAAAATATTGAAAGGTGTGTACTAGCGCCATCTGTGGGGCCAGGTTGCTCTGGAGGTGTATTGCGCCATCTACTTGTGGTAAAACACCCGCAACACTCAGTTTCATGGCTGCCTTCTTCGGTTAGTCTCATGTTAATTATGTTATTGGTATCTAGCAAAAGCTCATTGCCATTAAATGCTAATGTTAAATACTATGTTAAAAAAAGCGCGCGAAATTTTAAAATGTTATTTCTGTCACAAGAATAAAACAACTCGTAAAAATTGACTTTTATTCGTTATAAAAGAAATTCAGAATTTGCTTCTGATTACATTGTCATGGCAAATACAATACATGGATCTGGAAAATCGATGCAATCTGGAGCTCGACTTTTAGGCGGAATATCTACGGTCCAGTCCAAGTGCAAGCTGAAAGTGACAGATTTGTGTAACAACCAGAAGGAAccatttccgaccccatacagtatatattcTCGATCAGCagcaataaccgagtcgaaaTACAAAGCATTCACTTTACACCTTAGTCCCAAAGAAATACATTTTGACTATAATATTTTGTCGCATTTCCATAGCATGTACTTTTATTGCGGTTTCTTGTATgctttatatgtatatgtatttgaGTTATCATATAATGCTTTTCCGTAAAACTACTGATAAGGATAATAACGCGAATAGTACATCGTATGTATTTAGATATTTataattatatattttattctcTTAACACACATTTAATTTACATTACAGTTTATTATTGTATCaaacaatcaatcaatcaatcaaatgTATTCTATCGTTttaaatcaatcaatcaatcattAACTCTGGACAAAACTATTGAGTGGCAAAGACCTTTGCTTAATGTGAGTGTGTTTGGGGTTAGTAGTAGTTTAACTTAAATTTATAAAATTTGACTAGTTTGAATTTGCTTTACACGTTTTAAGGTTCATTCCTTAAggtttttccattttttccaGAAATAATTCACGCTCTCCTAAGGGGAGACACAGATATTGTTAGACATATTGCCGATATTAAAAACTAATTAACATTAAAAGACATTTGGGAGTGGGGCTGGCGGGTGCCGTAAGATTTAGCAAGAGAAATCgtttacagatattttgtGATATTTGTGTATTGAGTATTTTGGATGTTAGATTTCAATTGTATCGTCGTACAGCTATGCGTTTGCGTATGCGTATGCGTATAAATTAGGACCACGTATAAATATAATACAGTAAACTATACGTAGATTTAAACCGAAAACATTATTGACGTTTCAAAAAAACTTTCTTTTAGACATTACTACATAACTAAGTATTTACAAGAATATATTCTCTCTTCTTCTGGCTATCTTTAAGCTCATTTATGGTCCGTGGGTATTATTGGATAATTGTGTAATCGTTGGGTTGTTCGAACTGGGGGCTATCCATCCTCTTGTatgctttttttttctttttttcttttgtaatAAATGCGTCAATTTGCGACAGACAACGAGTACAACGAATATCCGCCGAAAAAATCGGCATatgtttatatatgtatagtaaatctgtgtgtgtgttatatatgtatatatatatattttagcCTAGACCTTGCTTTCGGGTCCATCGGCCACTTGCTTGAACGCCAGGCGTATGCGGGACAGGTAGTGGGAGCAAATGTGTCCGTAGTTCTTGTTGTACCACTCAGGTGTTTTACCCCTGAAAGTAGGCAATTATTATTTGTGTATTTTCCAATGGAAAATATCTTAGAAAAGTTCCAAAGAAGTAGCGTTTTTCTCCGATTTTTTTCAATGATGTAAAAACTTACTTGACATCCACTCTGGCCAAATGCATTACTCTAgatctgccactgccacagggCTCGATGAGATAGCGAGAGGCAAGGACCACGCCGCGCACAGCTCCATACAAGGGCTTGGCCTTGGCATTGTCAATGGAGGTCTCCACAATGACACAGGCACCACGTGGCAGATCCGTTTGCCATGAACTGaaaaacatatatatatagtatattgGGGATATTTGGGGGTAGGGATTTCACAACTTACCGCAAGACACAAAAGTCGGTTGTTAGCTGCCCATCGAGGGCGTATTGATAGATCTCCGTGCGATCGTCCAACTTCTTGACTGTCTGGCACTGCAGCAGATTTATGTCCCAGGAGGCGCGTTGCTTGATCACGTACTCGAGCACCTCTCGCGGTGGTCCCTCGATTTCCGTGGAACAACGCCACAGGCGCAGGGGATGGCCATCGCCCACCTTCTTGTAGGCGATGTCCACACTGCTGTCATTCGGGGAGTTGATGCTGAACCAGCCACGGGTTCTGTTTGGGAAAGGTTAAGTGTTTAGTTAAGGATTAGTGCCAGCTGGAGATGTGTTAGACGTTTGCTCACTTCTCTCGACCCTCCTTGATGGTGGCGCTGGTGCACTCGTAGAGGTAGCCCCGCCAGTTGTGGAACTGCATGCCCTCACCGAGGGCCTCCAGGGGCACCGGCTTTGACTCCTCCATGTAGCTGAAGTTGCATTTGGCCAGCTTCTCCTTGCCGGCTGTGTAGATCTGCTTGTAGTGCTCGATCATGAAGGAGAGGCACTCGTGCGAGGCCTTCGCCTCGGCCAGCTCCTTCATGTCTGGCATGCCGGTGCCCTTGCCCTTGCGGCGGGGTGAGGCGGAGACCGAGGCCGATCCGGTGGAAATGGACGAGTGGAAGATGGACTGGGCCAGACACACGCCCAGATTGTTGCTGGTCATTTGGTTCTGGCACGAGTTTCCGGCTACAATGGTGAGGAACTCGAGCAGGACGTACAGGATCTCCCTGTTCTCATCGGGCAGCAGGAGCACGGCACACTGAACGGCATCTAGGCGCACCTCCGCTGGCAGATCTGCAGGGGAAAAGTACATGGATTAGCAGCGGTGGCCACTGAAAAGCGGTCAAGGGTTACTTACGCTGAAAGATGGCCACAAATGTCTCGGACATCTTGGTCGTTAGCAGAGATTCGGGAAGTTCGCGGAAGTACTGCTTGAGCATGTCTGCCACGTCGTAGGCCTGCTGCAGATCGAACACATCCATGCACTCGGCTGTCGAGTCGCTCACTTCGATCTGCTCGCGCAGCTTGATGATCCTCGACTTGCCGCCGCTCTTCCGGAAGAGGCCCACCTGGTCCAGGGCATTCAGCTGGAGCCACCGGAAGGCTGCCCGCACGGCCATGGGCAAGGTCTGACCACTGCGCTGCAGGACTAGCAGGAGGGGGACGCCGAAAACCTTCTTGTCCTTGTAGTCGGGCATCTTGATCTTCTTTATGAACTTCGGGAGCTCCCAGTTCCAGCCGGAGCGATGGGTGGGACAGTACCGCTCCATGTGGCCGGTGAGCGTGACCAGGGCCAGCTTGCGAATGATTTGTAATTGACCTGCCGACATGGCGGCAAATGGAATGCCTGCGTCCTCTTGCACCGGCTCGATCTTCTTGGAGAAGCACTTGCGGAATATCATATTGGGGCGCTCCTCCATCTGGAAGCTGTGCCAGCGCACCACCGGCTGCCGCTTCGATCCCCCGTTACTGGCGCCGCCACCGCCAACGCCACCACCCTGCTCATCATCGTTCTTCTGCTCCTTGCGGGTGGTGCTCCTCGAGCGGAACGAGGATGTGCGGAAACCATCCCGTTTCTTGACGTCTTTGCCCAGGTTCAGGGAGCCGCCACGTGTGAGTTTCTTGATCTTGACTTCCGTCGTGTTGGAGTTGGCATCCTTGATGAGCAGCTTGCGTCCCTGGTGGCACTCGGAATCCGAGTGGGCACCGATGTCGTCCACCTTGCCCGAGCGCTGCAGGAAGCGGCGCGTCTTCGAGGGCTTTCGCAGCGAGAGCTTGCCCCCCGTCGACGACTCCTGGCTGTCGCTGTAGTACGAGGAGGAGTCGTCCGACTTGCCCTCCTTCAGCTGGGTCATCGGATTGGAGAAGAAGTGCAGGGGGCTGGTGCGCATCGAGCGGGGCGTGGTCGGGGTACGCTTGGGACTGGCGCGGTTGGGGCTGAGGAAGTTCTCGCTGTGGCTGGGCACCTTCAGCTCGTTGCCGAAGAACGGCGCCTTGGGGAATGTGTGCATGGGGCTCAGGGCCGAGGGGGAGGGCGGGGTGGAGTAGACTGCATCCGGTTTGCGGAGGCTGCTCCGCTGGCCCAGCTGCGAGAGATCCAGCACCTGGGGCCCACTGATGACCACGTTCTCCCGGTTCTGGCGCTTGCGCCGTCGCGACTTGATGGACTCGACGCGTCGCAGGAAGGCCTTGGCGCCGTCCTTGATGCGTTCGCTGCCAGTGCGCCGCAACCGCCCGGCCGAATCGGAGCCATCGCCCAGGGAGGAGCCATCGGTGGTGCCTGTGGAGGTCTTGCTGCAGCCGGGGATCATGAGGGTGATGCCAGCACCGCCCATATCGTAGCCGTCGTCCTCGAACCGGTCGGGACTGGACTCCTTCGAGGAGCTTTCGGTCTTCTCCAGATTGAGGAGACCCGGTGGCGGCAGCTCTAGGCCCATCTCCCCAATGCGCGACCAGCGTCGAATGTGCGGTTGGAATGTCCAGTTCTCGCTCAAGGCGAAGTTCTCATCATCGGATTCCTCCTTTTGCTGCGAGGTGGAGGTAGAGATGGAGGTGTGGGGTTGGGGTTCGGGTTACTCTCATGGATGGAAAGCAAGGATGTTGGGGTTTGAGGCTTACCTGTGGTGTTTGCGGTTTGTGCGACTGATCCAGCCGCATGGTGGCACAGCGATTGAGGACACAGAGCCGCCTGTACAGGGACTGCAGCTGATCGTTCTCCAGATTGGTGTGATCTTTGGCTACATTGTTTAGATCGATCGGGAACTGATGATCTGCAAAGTCAAACAAAGGACGATTATTAGTTAGAGCTCTGCTCCGATCGGATTCTCTTTGCGACCGCACGCCTCGACGACGCGTGAAATTCTAATTGAGAAACGAGAAAAATCGAACGCCCATGGCGCCAGCAGCTGCCATGGATACTAGCTGGATGGCTGTATGGCTGGCCATTAAACGGGTACGCGGCACGCGGtaagaggcagcagcagcagccgcattTTCACAGCGTTTTTCCACATATTTGCGTGGCCAATTCGCACGTAGGAAATCAAGTTCCAAGGCGACCACATAAGGCCAGATACTCGTACCCCCAGACGTGTACATATGTCGCGACGCGTCACACAGATACACCGATACCGATACGGCTGCCGATACGGTTGTACAGCCTGCCATCCGTAGGATGCACAGCCTGGAAaagctgcccctgcccctggccATGCCTGATCCCCTActggctctgctgctgcattGTTTGTACAAATATTGTTAGCATTACAACAATATTTTGTGTTCTTCTAGGGAAAAAGCCATTCACGGTTTGTTGAACTTTTGGCTCAAAGTACGACTCGCCATCGCCTTCTCTCCTTTCCTTTCAGGGCATGGAACCAAAGAAAAGAGCTTTATATAGTTTTGTTTACGCCATTCTTGGGCGCTCTtggccctgccctgcccagCCCTGCCCAGC
This region of Drosophila miranda strain MSH22 chromosome 2, D.miranda_PacBio2.1, whole genome shotgun sequence genomic DNA includes:
- the LOC108155215 gene encoding rho GTPase-activating protein 7 isoform X3, which codes for MQRRMSITIREYKFFRSFSQKFENWPKRKAEALWRKMRERKIAEIEAVEACKWLRAAGFPQYAQMYEDHQFPIDLNNVAKDHTNLENDQLQSLYRRLCVLNRCATMRLDQSHKPQTPQQKEESDDENFALSENWTFQPHIRRWSRIGEMGLELPPPGLLNLEKTESSSKESSPDRFEDDGYDMGGAGITLMIPGCSKTSTGTTDGSSLGDGSDSAGRLRRTGSERIKDGAKAFLRRVESIKSRRRKRQNRENVVISGPQVLDLSQLGQRSSLRKPDAVYSTPPSPSALSPMHTFPKAPFFGNELKVPSHSENFLSPNRASPKRTPTTPRSMRTSPLHFFSNPMTQLKEGKSDDSSSYYSDSQESSTGGKLSLRKPSKTRRFLQRSGKVDDIGAHSDSECHQGRKLLIKDANSNTTEVKIKKLTRGGSLNLGKDVKKRDGFRTSSFRSRSTTRKEQKNDDEQGGGVGGGGASNGGSKRQPVVRWHSFQMEERPNMIFRKCFSKKIEPVQEDAGIPFAAMSAGQLQIIRKLALVTLTGHMERYCPTHRSGWNWELPKFIKKIKMPDYKDKKVFGVPLLLVLQRSGQTLPMAVRAAFRWLQLNALDQVGLFRKSGGKSRIIKLREQIEVSDSTAECMDVFDLQQAYDVADMLKQYFRELPESLLTTKMSETFVAIFQHLPAEVRLDAVQCAVLLLPDENREILYVLLEFLTIVAGNSCQNQMTSNNLGVCLAQSIFHSSISTGSASVSASPRRKGKGTGMPDMKELAEAKASHECLSFMIEHYKQIYTAGKEKLAKCNFSYMEESKPVPLEALGEGMQFHNWRGYLYECTSATIKEGREKTRGWFSINSPNDSSVDIAYKKVGDGHPLRLWRCSTEIEGPPREVLEYVIKQRASWDINLLQCQTVKKLDDRTEIYQYALDGQLTTDFCVLRSWQTDLPRGACVIVETSIDNAKAKPLYGAVRGVVLASRYLIEPCGSGRSRVMHLARVDVKGKTPEWYNKNYGHICSHYLSRIRLAFKQVADGPESKV